Proteins co-encoded in one Acidobacteriota bacterium genomic window:
- the hemA gene encoding glutamyl-tRNA reductase, producing MAIVVVGENHKSAPLAVRERLAFTESQIRESITALKAMDGVEECIILSTCNRVEVIANSDHDRGIYSIQKFLCDYHGLSPEDFKKYSYRYVGKEAINHIFKVTSSLDSMIVGEPQILGQVKSAYSLAKELNATGIILDKLFQKAFSIAKRVRSETGIAKSAVSVGYAAVELAKKIFGDLTGKSIMILGAGEMSELAATHLVRNGITAVFVSNRTFQRAVELAEMFNGIAINYDEFLTYMEKVDIVISSTAAPHYIIKKEDAYRIIKLRRGRPLFIIDIAVPRDVDPGVNEVDNIYLYDIDNLQEVVNGNIEERKNQAEIAEKILAEETKAFEKWLSVLAVTPTIAQLKNKLYKIGREELERFSGKLGASSPEQIQRLEHLVFSIINKILHAPLSNLKISANSENAVDLIDRYEKIFGLANEEGDKSRQNGEARHGK from the coding sequence ATGGCGATTGTCGTAGTTGGCGAAAATCATAAGAGCGCCCCGCTTGCTGTAAGAGAAAGGCTGGCCTTCACCGAAAGTCAGATTAGAGAATCCATAACAGCCCTAAAGGCAATGGATGGGGTGGAGGAGTGCATCATCCTGTCCACCTGCAACAGGGTTGAGGTCATCGCGAACTCTGACCATGATCGGGGAATCTACTCCATCCAGAAATTCCTCTGCGACTATCATGGCCTCTCCCCGGAGGATTTCAAGAAGTACAGCTACCGTTACGTTGGAAAAGAGGCGATCAACCACATCTTTAAGGTCACCTCGAGCCTTGATTCCATGATCGTTGGAGAACCGCAGATCCTTGGGCAGGTAAAATCAGCTTACAGCCTGGCAAAGGAATTGAACGCTACCGGGATCATCCTGGACAAGTTGTTTCAGAAAGCTTTCTCCATAGCAAAGAGAGTGAGGAGCGAGACGGGGATAGCAAAAAGTGCCGTCTCGGTCGGTTACGCGGCCGTCGAGCTTGCAAAGAAGATCTTTGGCGATCTCACAGGGAAGTCCATTATGATCCTCGGCGCCGGCGAGATGAGCGAGCTTGCGGCAACGCATCTGGTAAGAAACGGCATCACAGCGGTCTTTGTCTCAAACAGAACATTCCAGAGAGCGGTGGAGCTAGCAGAGATGTTCAATGGAATCGCCATCAACTATGATGAATTCCTAACATACATGGAGAAAGTAGATATCGTGATCAGCTCCACGGCGGCACCACATTACATCATCAAGAAAGAAGACGCTTACAGGATCATTAAACTTCGGAGGGGAAGGCCGCTCTTTATCATCGACATCGCCGTTCCGCGAGACGTTGACCCCGGGGTGAACGAGGTCGACAACATCTACCTATACGACATCGACAACCTTCAAGAGGTCGTCAATGGGAACATCGAGGAGAGGAAAAACCAAGCTGAAATCGCGGAGAAGATCCTTGCCGAGGAAACGAAGGCCTTTGAGAAATGGCTTTCCGTCCTTGCTGTTACGCCGACCATTGCTCAGCTCAAGAACAAATTATACAAGATAGGGAGGGAAGAACTTGAGAGGTTCTCAGGGAAGCTCGGAGCATCATCGCCGGAGCAGATACAAAGGCTAGAGCATCTTGTCTTCTCCATCATCAATAAGATCCTGCATGCGCCGCTCAGCAATCTCAAGATATCAGCGAATAGCGAGAATGCCGTGGACCTGATCGATCGGTACGAGAAGATCTTCGGACTTGCTAATGAGGAAGGCGATAAGAGCAGGCAGAACGGTGAAGCACGACATGGAAAATAA
- the hemC gene encoding hydroxymethylbilane synthase, protein MRERTYRIGTRGSPLALYQANLVMERLAEKFKEIKMEVKVIKTRGDVYREAPLDRIGSTGAFVKEIQEALLSEEVDLAVHSMKDLPTEEIDGLRLAAVLERGSVSDALITRNGSNLDDLPAGSVIGTGSVRRKAQIMARRPDIECRLLRGNVDTRLRKLKSGDYDAIILSYAGMERLKIKDVRYSLLLDNGFLPAVGQGAIGVEVRDNDSESVDVVSAINHHETFLSVIAERNFLKRLGGGCIAPIAAFAKVHSGRMTLKSVITSPDGSRMLKDHIEGEVEEEADAANLGKKLAELLIARGAEEILGKRI, encoded by the coding sequence ATGAGGGAGAGAACTTACAGGATAGGTACACGCGGAAGCCCCCTGGCTCTCTATCAGGCTAATCTTGTCATGGAAAGGCTCGCAGAGAAGTTTAAAGAGATCAAGATGGAGGTGAAGGTCATCAAAACAAGAGGAGATGTCTATCGCGAAGCACCGCTTGATCGGATAGGAAGCACAGGTGCCTTTGTCAAGGAGATACAGGAAGCCCTCTTATCAGAAGAGGTGGATCTTGCAGTTCACAGCATGAAAGATCTGCCCACCGAAGAGATCGACGGGTTGAGACTGGCTGCAGTTCTTGAACGGGGAAGCGTGTCCGACGCTCTCATTACGAGGAATGGATCAAATCTGGATGATCTCCCCGCGGGTTCCGTGATAGGGACGGGGAGCGTGAGAAGGAAAGCTCAGATAATGGCGAGGCGACCGGACATAGAGTGCAGGTTGCTGCGCGGAAATGTGGACACGAGGCTCAGGAAATTGAAAAGCGGCGACTATGATGCCATCATTCTCAGCTATGCAGGCATGGAGAGGCTCAAAATTAAAGATGTAAGGTACTCGCTCCTCCTGGATAACGGTTTCCTGCCGGCAGTGGGTCAGGGAGCCATAGGCGTTGAGGTCAGGGATAATGACAGCGAGTCAGTCGACGTCGTTTCTGCCATTAATCATCACGAGACGTTCCTCTCCGTCATTGCGGAGAGAAACTTCTTGAAGAGGCTTGGAGGCGGATGCATTGCCCCCATCGCTGCCTTTGCAAAGGTCCATTCCGGAAGAATGACTCTCAAAAGTGTGATCACATCGCCTGACGGGTCCAGGATGTTGAAAGATCATATCGAAGGAGAAGTCGAAGAGGAAGCAGATGCTGCAAATCTTGGGAAGAAGCTTGCAGAATTACTCATCGCGAGGGGCGCAGAGGAGATACTCGGGAAAAGAATCTGA
- the cobA gene encoding uroporphyrinogen-III C-methyltransferase: MSRKKGKVFLAGAGPGDPDLITVKAMEEISTADCIIYDFLAPAELLKHAKPDAELLYVGKKGGSHTLPQKEIGKLIVGKAKEGKVVVRLKGGDPFIFGRGGEEAEELKRDRVDFEVIPGVTSGIAAATYAGIPLTHRQYASSVSFITGHEDEEKAESTMDWDKLAMGADTLVIFMGFKKLEENIKQMINAGRSPRTPAAMIMWGTKPFQKTAVSTLARIAAEARRKGLKAPVILVVGSVVKLRNRLKWFENKPLFGKTIVVTRSGMQASEFSKYLRKMGANVIEFPTIDIVPPSSWMEVDRAIDDLLSYDIIIFTSINGVEFFFNRMQEKGKDSRFLGNAKVIAIGPATAEALRGRGIMADAVPSEYRAEGILESIGRFSPQGKKILIPRAEVARGLLKEKLEECGARVDIVVVYKNVVPQEGFDCLKRKFEKNEIDMVTFTSSSTVSNFTRIVGKDFIKKHMKHVSIASIGPITSETIRSLGMKIDTMAKKYTIPSLTDSIVRYFQKQPREKGR, encoded by the coding sequence ATGAGTAGAAAGAAAGGAAAGGTTTTTCTGGCAGGAGCGGGGCCGGGAGACCCTGATCTTATCACGGTGAAAGCAATGGAGGAGATATCCACCGCCGATTGCATCATATATGATTTTCTTGCACCGGCGGAGCTTCTGAAACACGCAAAGCCAGATGCCGAGCTGCTCTATGTTGGGAAAAAGGGTGGCAGCCACACGCTTCCTCAGAAAGAGATCGGCAAGCTGATTGTCGGAAAGGCCAAAGAGGGGAAGGTCGTAGTTAGGCTGAAAGGAGGTGACCCCTTCATCTTCGGCAGGGGAGGAGAGGAAGCAGAGGAGTTGAAAAGGGACCGGGTAGATTTTGAAGTGATACCAGGCGTGACATCCGGGATTGCTGCCGCAACCTATGCGGGAATACCCCTTACCCATCGGCAGTACGCTTCGTCGGTTTCCTTCATCACGGGGCATGAGGATGAGGAGAAAGCAGAGAGCACAATGGACTGGGACAAGTTGGCGATGGGAGCGGATACGCTTGTCATCTTCATGGGGTTCAAGAAGCTTGAAGAGAATATAAAGCAGATGATAAATGCTGGAAGAAGCCCGAGGACACCTGCCGCCATGATCATGTGGGGGACTAAGCCTTTCCAGAAGACAGCCGTTTCGACGCTTGCCAGAATCGCTGCAGAGGCAAGGAGAAAAGGGTTGAAGGCACCCGTCATTCTCGTCGTAGGTAGCGTTGTAAAACTGAGAAACCGACTGAAATGGTTCGAGAATAAACCTCTATTCGGAAAGACAATCGTAGTGACTAGATCGGGAATGCAGGCAAGCGAGTTCTCGAAGTACCTGAGGAAGATGGGAGCCAATGTAATCGAATTTCCGACCATTGATATCGTGCCTCCCTCTTCATGGATGGAAGTCGATAGAGCAATCGATGATCTCCTATCCTACGATATCATCATCTTCACAAGCATCAATGGAGTGGAGTTCTTCTTCAACAGGATGCAGGAGAAGGGGAAGGATTCGAGGTTTCTGGGGAATGCGAAGGTTATTGCCATTGGACCTGCAACCGCGGAAGCGCTCCGCGGGAGAGGCATCATGGCTGATGCCGTTCCTTCGGAGTACAGAGCCGAGGGAATCCTCGAGAGCATCGGGAGGTTCAGCCCGCAAGGGAAGAAAATCCTCATCCCGAGAGCCGAGGTCGCCAGAGGGCTTCTAAAAGAAAAGCTCGAAGAGTGCGGCGCAAGAGTTGATATCGTGGTCGTTTACAAGAATGTCGTCCCGCAGGAGGGATTTGACTGTTTGAAGAGAAAGTTTGAGAAGAATGAGATTGACATGGTCACATTTACGAGTTCATCGACCGTGTCCAACTTCACGCGCATTGTCGGCAAAGATTTCATCAAAAAACATATGAAGCATGTCAGCATTGCCTCCATAGGGCCAATAACTTCGGAGACGATCCGCTCGCTTGGGATGAAGATCGACACGATGGCGAAAAAATACACGATCCCATCCCTGACAGATTCTATTGTAAGATACTTCCAGAAACAACCCAGGGAGAAGGGAAGATGA
- a CDS encoding HDIG domain-containing metalloprotein: MIREEALSLLKEKIRSDVLIKHSLATEAIMVKLAEVLGEDKEKWGLCGLLHDLDFEETKDNAPNHTLVTSEILLKKEIPEDIIVAIQEHNAEAIGRTRETKMGIALTASESITGLIVATTLVLPDRRLGSLNPNSVRKRMKEKAFAKNVSRESILECERIGQPLERFIELSVDAMRGISDILGL, from the coding sequence ATGATTAGAGAGGAAGCGTTGAGTCTGCTGAAAGAGAAGATCAGGAGCGACGTTCTCATCAAGCACAGCCTGGCAACAGAGGCCATCATGGTCAAACTTGCCGAAGTCCTCGGAGAGGACAAGGAAAAATGGGGACTCTGCGGTCTGCTTCATGACCTTGATTTTGAGGAAACCAAGGATAATGCGCCCAACCACACGCTGGTCACATCGGAGATCCTTCTCAAAAAGGAAATTCCTGAAGATATAATCGTTGCCATCCAGGAGCACAACGCAGAAGCGATCGGGAGGACGAGAGAAACAAAGATGGGGATCGCGTTGACGGCCTCCGAGTCAATTACGGGCCTCATCGTGGCAACAACGCTAGTTCTCCCAGATAGGAGGCTTGGCAGCCTCAATCCTAACTCCGTCCGGAAGAGAATGAAGGAAAAAGCCTTCGCCAAGAATGTCAGCCGCGAATCGATCCTGGAGTGCGAACGGATCGGTCAACCGCTGGAGCGTTTCATCGAGCTCAGCGTCGACGCAATGCGCGGAATCTCCGACATCCTCGGCCTCTAA
- the gcvT gene encoding glycine cleavage system aminomethyltransferase GcvT has protein sequence MIRKTPLNEIHKKLGARMIEFVGWEMPVQYSGVIEEHNAVRGKAGLFDVSHMGEIQIRGRDALAFVQKITCNDASKLTVGKVQYSALVYPQGTFVDDILVYRISDDEFMLCVNAANTNKDYEWIRNHLNGSVEAVNRSTEYSQIAIQGPLAQEILSSFVNADLTSIGYYRFAMGKVGKWDAIISRTGYTGEDGFEIYSSPESAPDIWNMLYEAGTPKGLKAAGLAARDTLRLEAKMALYGNDIDDTTTVLEADLMFILKMEKGNFIGREALQKQMNEGIKRKLVGFEVTGKGIARHGYQAYAGDRKVGMVTSGTFAPYLQKSIGLIYLPLEMTAVGMEFEIDIRGKRTKAIVVPTPFYKRKK, from the coding sequence ATGATCAGGAAGACCCCCTTAAACGAGATCCACAAAAAGCTTGGCGCGAGGATGATCGAGTTCGTGGGATGGGAAATGCCTGTGCAGTATTCCGGTGTCATCGAAGAGCACAACGCCGTGCGGGGAAAAGCAGGGCTCTTCGACGTGAGCCACATGGGGGAGATTCAGATCAGGGGAAGAGATGCCCTCGCCTTCGTTCAGAAGATCACCTGCAACGATGCTTCCAAGCTCACGGTCGGGAAGGTTCAATACTCGGCCTTAGTCTATCCTCAGGGGACATTCGTCGACGACATCCTTGTTTACAGGATCTCCGATGATGAATTTATGCTCTGCGTGAACGCCGCCAACACTAACAAGGACTACGAGTGGATCAGGAATCATCTAAACGGTAGCGTCGAAGCCGTAAACCGGAGCACTGAATACTCGCAAATCGCCATTCAGGGTCCTCTCGCACAGGAGATCCTTTCTTCCTTTGTAAACGCAGACCTCACCAGCATCGGCTATTATAGGTTTGCGATGGGGAAGGTTGGAAAGTGGGATGCCATCATCTCTAGGACAGGGTACACCGGAGAAGACGGCTTTGAGATATACTCCTCACCGGAATCGGCTCCTGACATCTGGAATATGCTCTATGAGGCGGGAACACCGAAAGGGCTGAAGGCGGCAGGACTTGCAGCGCGTGATACGCTCAGGCTCGAGGCGAAGATGGCCCTTTACGGGAACGACATCGATGACACTACTACGGTCCTGGAAGCAGACCTCATGTTTATTCTGAAGATGGAGAAGGGGAATTTCATCGGTCGTGAGGCTCTTCAAAAGCAGATGAACGAGGGGATCAAGAGGAAGCTTGTTGGTTTTGAGGTTACTGGAAAGGGAATTGCGAGGCATGGCTACCAAGCATATGCCGGCGATAGGAAAGTCGGAATGGTTACGAGTGGGACATTCGCCCCTTATCTGCAGAAAAGCATTGGCCTCATATATCTTCCCCTGGAGATGACTGCTGTGGGAATGGAGTTTGAGATCGACATCAGAGGGAAACGAACGAAAGCCATAGTCGTCCCGACCCCTTTCTACAAGCGGAAGAAATAA
- the gcvH gene encoding glycine cleavage system protein GcvH, with product MAMKHESYRFTEEHEWVSVKGGMGIVGITDYAQKQLGDIVYVELPEVGRMVEKGKEIGSIESVKAVADIYSPVTGEVLLVNEALQSAPDLLNRDPYGEGWIAKISLADPGEISSLMDLTSYEKFVEEEAKK from the coding sequence ATGGCGATGAAGCATGAGAGTTATAGGTTTACAGAAGAGCATGAGTGGGTATCTGTGAAGGGTGGAATGGGGATCGTGGGGATCACCGATTATGCCCAGAAACAGCTCGGGGATATAGTATATGTAGAACTCCCCGAAGTCGGAAGGATGGTCGAGAAGGGAAAAGAGATAGGCTCCATCGAATCGGTTAAGGCTGTAGCCGATATTTATTCTCCTGTCACAGGTGAGGTTCTATTGGTGAACGAAGCACTTCAGAGCGCGCCTGATCTTCTGAATAGGGACCCTTACGGTGAAGGTTGGATCGCAAAGATCAGTCTCGCTGATCCCGGTGAGATTTCATCTCTCATGGATCTTACAAGCTATGAGAAGTTTGTTGAAGAGGAAGCGAAGAAATGA
- the gcvPA gene encoding aminomethyl-transferring glycine dehydrogenase subunit GcvPA, which translates to MRYLPCNEQDRGEMLRRIGTGSIDDLFKSIPERLLVKGKLQLPEPLSELELVQYMEFLASENKTVKQLVSFLGAGSYNHYIPAAVDHLISRSEFYTSYTPYQPEVSQGTLQAIFEYQTMACMLTGMDVANASLYDGGTALAEGILMASRVANRKKILVSSLIHPEYLRVVRTYINNLDLDLQTVSHGMDGRIDLDELEKNIDRETFAIAIQNPNFFGCIEKIDRVAKIASDKEILLIVSTPEAFSFGILRSPGELGADIAVGEAQSFGNPMSFGGPYLGFMAAKEKFVRQMPGRLVGETVDADGKRGFVLTLSTREQHIRREKATSNICTNEGLCALSAAIHMALLGRKGLMEIARLNMLKTALAKQMLSEVPGCYIPFSAPVFNEFVLELPVEAGVISDRMLEHGFIAGLPMKPFFPEMENCLLLCFTEMNSKIEIERFREILERII; encoded by the coding sequence ATGAGATACCTTCCGTGCAATGAGCAGGATCGTGGTGAGATGCTCAGGAGGATCGGCACCGGCTCCATTGATGATCTCTTTAAGTCCATTCCGGAGAGACTACTGGTCAAGGGGAAGCTGCAGCTTCCAGAGCCGCTTTCCGAGCTGGAGCTTGTGCAATACATGGAGTTTCTTGCCTCTGAAAATAAGACGGTCAAGCAGCTTGTATCGTTTCTTGGCGCCGGTTCCTACAATCATTACATTCCCGCCGCCGTTGATCACCTGATCTCCCGATCTGAATTCTATACCTCCTACACGCCCTATCAGCCCGAGGTGAGCCAGGGAACTCTCCAGGCCATCTTCGAGTACCAGACGATGGCCTGCATGCTGACCGGCATGGATGTCGCCAACGCCTCACTCTATGATGGAGGGACGGCCCTTGCCGAGGGGATACTGATGGCTTCGAGGGTCGCTAACCGAAAGAAGATCCTCGTGTCTAGTCTCATCCATCCGGAATATCTTCGTGTCGTGAGGACGTACATCAATAATCTCGATCTGGATCTCCAGACCGTATCACACGGCATGGATGGAAGGATAGACTTGGACGAGCTGGAAAAGAATATTGACAGAGAAACCTTTGCCATTGCCATACAGAATCCCAACTTCTTTGGATGCATAGAGAAGATCGACAGGGTTGCGAAGATAGCGTCCGACAAGGAGATCCTCCTTATAGTTTCAACGCCGGAAGCTTTTTCCTTTGGGATTCTGAGGAGCCCGGGTGAGCTTGGTGCCGATATAGCCGTAGGAGAAGCTCAGTCGTTCGGCAACCCAATGTCGTTCGGGGGTCCCTACCTTGGTTTCATGGCGGCTAAAGAGAAATTCGTGAGGCAGATGCCGGGGAGACTGGTCGGAGAAACGGTGGATGCCGATGGAAAGAGAGGCTTCGTCCTCACCCTGTCGACGAGGGAACAGCACATCAGACGGGAAAAGGCTACTTCGAACATCTGCACGAACGAAGGGTTATGCGCCCTATCTGCAGCCATCCATATGGCCCTCCTTGGCAGGAAGGGGCTCATGGAGATCGCGCGTCTCAACATGCTCAAGACAGCTTTGGCGAAGCAGATGCTCTCTGAAGTGCCGGGCTGCTATATCCCGTTTTCCGCGCCGGTTTTTAACGAATTCGTTCTTGAACTTCCTGTCGAAGCGGGTGTGATCTCCGATCGGATGCTGGAACATGGATTCATAGCCGGACTTCCTATGAAGCCTTTCTTCCCTGAAATGGAGAACTGCCTTCTATTATGTTTCACGGAGATGAATTCGAAGATTGAGATCGAGCGCTTTAGAGAAATCCTCGAGAGGATCATATAA
- the gcvPB gene encoding aminomethyl-transferring glycine dehydrogenase subunit GcvPB translates to MEDRSKKLREREKLLFEISREGKIGYSPLKVDVKWIEPDVEKEYLREDIKDFPELSEAEIVRHYTRLSQWNYGVDTGFYPLGSCTMKYNPKVNEKLARLDGFVTVHPYQPEKTVQGCLKVIYELERLLSEITGMYRFTLQPAAGAHGELTGMMMIRAYLTKRKDPRKVVLIPDSAHGTNPSSAHICGYRVEEVKSNDDGCIDLKSLEQKVSKDVAALMLTNPNTLGIFERNIEKVAEILHKEGALLYCDGANLNALVGLSRPGDSGVDVLHLNLHKTFSTPHGGGGPGSGPVGVKEELEPMLPIPVVNFKAGKYSFDCDRSDSIGKVHTFYGNFSILIRAYSYILSLGAEGLKEIARAAVLNANYVRKGLEDLYHLPYKTPTLHEIIFSDKHLEGSGVRTLDIAKRLLDYGFHPPTIYFPLIVKGAIMIEPTESESKEELDGFINAMRSISEEAQRDPELLKNAPYSTPVRRLDEVRAARNPRLRWTTEK, encoded by the coding sequence ATGGAAGACAGGAGCAAAAAACTAAGGGAAAGAGAGAAGCTGTTATTCGAGATCAGCAGGGAGGGGAAGATCGGCTATTCTCCGCTCAAGGTAGACGTGAAGTGGATCGAACCCGACGTCGAAAAGGAATATCTGAGGGAAGATATCAAGGATTTTCCCGAACTTAGCGAAGCGGAGATCGTAAGGCATTATACAAGGCTTTCGCAGTGGAACTATGGTGTGGACACCGGGTTCTACCCTCTCGGTTCCTGCACGATGAAGTACAATCCTAAGGTTAACGAAAAGCTGGCAAGACTGGATGGATTCGTCACAGTCCATCCTTATCAGCCAGAAAAAACCGTTCAGGGATGCCTGAAGGTAATCTATGAGCTCGAGAGGTTACTCTCCGAAATAACGGGAATGTATAGATTCACTCTTCAACCAGCTGCGGGGGCACATGGGGAGCTTACGGGGATGATGATGATACGGGCCTATCTGACGAAGAGGAAGGATCCGAGAAAGGTGGTCCTCATCCCGGATTCGGCTCACGGGACAAATCCATCCAGCGCTCACATCTGCGGATACAGAGTCGAGGAGGTTAAATCGAATGATGATGGATGCATCGATCTCAAGTCTCTGGAGCAGAAGGTCAGCAAGGATGTCGCCGCTCTAATGCTGACGAATCCCAACACTCTTGGAATCTTTGAAAGGAACATCGAGAAAGTGGCTGAGATCCTCCATAAGGAAGGAGCTTTGCTCTACTGCGATGGTGCAAACCTGAATGCACTCGTAGGGTTGAGCAGGCCCGGCGACTCGGGTGTAGATGTCCTGCATCTCAACCTTCATAAGACATTCTCAACTCCCCACGGAGGAGGCGGACCAGGATCGGGACCCGTTGGAGTGAAGGAGGAACTCGAGCCGATGCTGCCAATCCCTGTTGTGAATTTCAAAGCAGGCAAGTATTCGTTTGACTGCGACAGGTCGGATTCGATCGGAAAGGTACACACCTTTTATGGCAATTTCTCAATCCTCATAAGGGCTTACAGCTATATTCTGTCGCTCGGAGCGGAAGGGCTGAAGGAGATCGCTCGTGCAGCAGTGCTGAACGCCAACTATGTCAGGAAGGGGCTTGAGGATCTATATCATCTTCCGTATAAGACACCAACCCTCCACGAGATCATCTTCTCCGATAAGCATCTCGAGGGAAGCGGAGTCAGAACTCTAGACATAGCCAAGAGGCTTCTCGATTATGGATTTCATCCGCCCACAATCTACTTCCCCCTCATCGTGAAGGGCGCCATTATGATCGAACCAACCGAAAGCGAGAGTAAAGAAGAGCTGGATGGCTTCATCAATGCGATGAGGTCCATCTCGGAGGAGGCTCAAAGGGATCCGGAGCTTCTGAAGAACGCGCCATACTCAACTCCCGTCAGACGGCTTGACGAGGTCCGCGCCGCCAGGAATCCAAGACTCAGATGGACAACTGAGAAGTGA
- a CDS encoding Maf family protein, which produces MMQGKKRNAARRIILASSSRRRSKILKELGIRFSIRKSRICEIPRRGETAASFVIRAAREKALKVGLLEPLADTIIVGCDTVILLDRRILGKPADSEDAARMLAMLSGKWHQVLSGLCLYDTETQRIITGMSRSKVKFKEMSDEDISWYVATGEPMDKAGSYGIQELGMLFIEKVSGSYTNIVGLPVELLMELLKKMGINPLSLVM; this is translated from the coding sequence ATGATGCAGGGAAAGAAGAGGAACGCTGCACGCCGGATTATCCTGGCGTCTTCGTCACGGAGAAGATCGAAGATTCTCAAAGAACTGGGCATCCGCTTCTCGATCAGGAAGAGCCGCATATGTGAGATCCCAAGGAGGGGGGAGACAGCCGCTTCTTTTGTTATACGGGCAGCCAGAGAGAAGGCGCTGAAGGTGGGCTTACTTGAGCCTCTTGCAGATACGATCATCGTCGGATGCGATACCGTGATTTTACTCGACAGGCGGATCCTCGGGAAGCCAGCAGACAGTGAGGACGCAGCAAGAATGCTGGCCATGCTTAGCGGGAAATGGCATCAAGTCCTCTCCGGCCTCTGCCTCTACGATACGGAGACGCAACGGATCATCACCGGTATGAGCCGGTCAAAGGTCAAATTTAAAGAGATGAGTGATGAAGATATCTCGTGGTACGTAGCGACAGGGGAACCGATGGACAAAGCAGGCAGTTACGGCATCCAGGAGCTCGGGATGCTCTTCATCGAAAAAGTGAGTGGAAGCTATACGAACATCGTTGGCCTTCCGGTCGAGCTCCTCATGGAGCTATTGAAAAAGATGGGAATCAACCCTTTATCACTCGTCATGTGA
- a CDS encoding multiheme c-type cytochrome encodes MNILEYSAVNVGERELFLGYDEFKKRMEKIKFPLVTANMVIQGTERSITIPYVIKSVKSPSGKSYKIGIIGLTKFNPTFQKSGPEGKNISTISPIDAAKKYIPEMVRKADITIVLAAMSKDEAHLLAREVPGINLILAGYGGILTTGKETEGTTEIIYAGNQGKRMAELRLYMNGDEKIAEVMKHIHYLNKKYPDDPKLLEIVNEALKKVAEINKQQRPKADQTSTQAPVPNFVTSEGCKPCHGPQFEVWENSKHARAFVDIAEKGKGTDQECQRCHVTGFARINGFKNETESAKLLNVQCEACHGAGSLHPEQVRTGYGRVVISTCVSCHSKEWSPNFNYYEYMPRIKH; translated from the coding sequence ATGAATATTCTTGAATATTCCGCCGTGAATGTGGGGGAGAGGGAACTCTTTCTTGGATACGATGAGTTCAAGAAGAGGATGGAGAAGATTAAATTTCCTCTGGTCACGGCAAATATGGTTATCCAGGGAACGGAAAGATCCATCACCATTCCTTACGTCATCAAGTCCGTCAAATCTCCTTCGGGAAAATCGTATAAGATCGGAATTATCGGGCTAACAAAATTCAATCCGACATTCCAGAAGTCCGGCCCGGAAGGGAAGAACATCTCGACCATCAGTCCCATCGATGCCGCGAAAAAGTATATCCCTGAGATGGTGAGAAAAGCGGATATCACGATCGTACTGGCTGCAATGAGCAAAGACGAGGCGCATCTTCTGGCGAGAGAGGTACCAGGGATCAACCTGATCCTTGCCGGCTACGGGGGAATCCTCACAACGGGAAAGGAGACTGAAGGGACGACAGAGATCATTTACGCGGGGAACCAGGGGAAGAGAATGGCCGAGCTAAGGTTGTACATGAACGGAGATGAGAAAATCGCCGAAGTCATGAAGCATATACATTATCTCAACAAAAAGTATCCGGATGATCCCAAACTCCTCGAGATTGTCAATGAAGCCCTGAAGAAGGTTGCTGAGATCAACAAGCAGCAAAGGCCAAAAGCCGATCAGACATCGACCCAGGCACCCGTTCCAAATTTTGTCACGTCGGAAGGATGCAAGCCATGCCATGGCCCGCAATTCGAAGTCTGGGAAAATTCAAAGCACGCCAGAGCATTTGTGGATATCGCGGAGAAAGGGAAGGGAACGGATCAGGAGTGCCAGCGCTGTCACGTGACAGGCTTTGCCAGGATCAACGGCTTCAAGAATGAAACAGAAAGCGCTAAGCTCCTTAACGTGCAGTGCGAGGCATGCCATGGGGCGGGATCTCTTCATCCCGAGCAGGTAAGGACCGGATATGGAAGAGTGGTCATCTCGACATGTGTTTCATGTCATAGCAAAGAGTGGAGCCCTAACTTTAATTATTACGAATATATGCCCAGAATAAAGCATTGA